CATATCATTGCATCTACTCCATGCTTGATAATCTGGTGCATCTACATTTGAGATTTTGCAGGTACCATTTATAAAGCCAAGTTTGTTCTTAGCAGAAAGAGCAATAATGATGGTCCTCCTCCATCCTTGAAAACTTCTACCATCAAAAATAAAGTTTACCATGCTCAAGCCAGGTGAATCTGAAGAGTGGATTGCTAGGGTCAATCTGATTAGTGTTCCCAGTTTGAGCTACTGCATTATTGCCAGTGTTACCAGTGTTGTCTCTCATTGCTTAAGAGAGTATGAAGGAAGCAACAAAGTGAAAGAAGTAAAGtgatttgaaagaaggaaaagaGATTTGGATCGAAAGAATTTCACTGTTCTAATATcgtaatagaaataaaaaagataGTAGAAAATTTCTGTTATATTTCCTTGAATGTAAATCTGTACAAGGCTATGTATTTATACACTTGCTAAGAGCATTTAAAAATATCTAAGGGAATAACGGACTACTACACCTGTCCCTATACTATGCGTTATTGCCtaacaaaccaaataaaatatttACAAGTGTCTACTTAAAATAAAGTGTAAATACAAAATAAATGCTGGCTGCATACAAGTTGTATTTTGTTGTTTTCTCTTCATCTGGTGACCTTGGGCCTGTTGCTATGTTGCTGAATTGGAAACCTGCTGAGACTTAGCCCAAATAGATTGTAACCCAAATGTGTATAGGCCCAGAAGTATATAAAGAACAAGTCCCTAATTTTCAGACAAAACACTTAGTTTGTACACTACGAACTCAAACCTctttgttgttcttcttcttctctcttcttctcttttcctttaattGTAGAAATCtccattttgtcttcttcattTCTTTGTAGATGATCTTGAATGCCAATATAGGATGTGGACTAATACCTCTTAATCATTCCCTGCTACAAGTGGGAACACATTCTTTCCCTGCTATAAGTGGGAACACATTCTTAGTAAAGGTTCAAGTCCCTTGTGTAAAGAAACTATCTCAACATTGCGTGGAAGTTAAAAATAGAAGTTAACTCTTAAATTAGCTATCACTTGCATGGTATTGTATACAACAATTATTAGGACATAATCGAGTTAAGACTATAGCTATAAGTACTACAGATGAGCTAACGAGAGGAATGGAAGTGATTGACATAGGAGCTCCTATAAAAGTGAATAAACCCTTAATTCTATTAGAAAAATATTTCGAATTACGTAGATAACAAAGGAGTTCTTCGTCTCAAAATTTGAATAATATTCATTACAATAGATCCTTGTGGTCCAACCCTTCCCTTACctcgcgcatagcgggagcttagtgcatcgGGTTGCCTTTTTTACTTTAAGTGGTTCTTTTGATCATTCATCGAAAGGAGACACTTTTTTTTTGGAACTTGTTATTTTGGCACAAATCTTTTGGTTCCTAAAAAGAAACGGTTCGAGAAGGTTCAATTAGCCGAAATGATTTTCGAGATTTGCAGATTTATCGATATCAAATTCGTAAAAAGAACCAAATTCTTGTTGGCgatttatatataataaaaaaaaataaagggaaaatgGTCAAAAATGCCCCTTTAATTTGGAAAaggggctaaaaatatcctccgaactaattttgggtcaaaaataccgcACCTGTCATTAaatttttcaaatatacccctgtcttaacggaaatccgCAACATAccccgattttatttttaaacccgctccatttaaaaccgacccaactaaataaaaaatgcatatgcgaccaacttgttcccGAGTCCTACATTTGGAACCACTAGGCACAGGAGCGGGGAACCCATATgcgttttttatttagttgggtcggttttaaatggagcgggtttaaaatgAAATCGGGGTACTTTGCgaatttccgttaagacaggggtatatttgaaaactttaatgacgggaggggtatttttgacccaaaattagttcggaggatatttttagccctttttccaaagtggaagggcatttttgacccttttcccaaaaaGAAATTATGAAAACTTCTTTATCTTATTTATACTCTTCCTCAAAATCTACATAACACTTGCATGGTATTTTAGCAACAATAAAATGAGTCAGCTTCTAAAATTAAGGAAGATTATGCTTGGAATTGAGTGATGAAGAGACAATACATAATTTTTTGGAAATTATGTGACTCTAATTGTGAAATTTCTTTAAATTGTGCTAAATTTTTGGGATCCTCTTTTACtatgttttattaatttttcacTGAGGGAGAAGAGTTCTTTTTTGGTAGATCATGTAACTTTATTTTTGGTTCTAAATATATAATAAAAACGATTGTAATGTATGTTAATTACTCTTATTGGATACGTATTTATAAAAAATTCCCTTCAAATAAACCATGTACTATATGATATGAGCATTTAGACTTTCATCTGCCTGTTGTTTTTCAGGTCCACTCTAGATTTGTGAATAGATCCCGGATAGCCATTAAGAAATTGTACggtttgtctttaatttttgttcttcaaaatcgaacttatgcctagcggGACGTAAGTTCTTTAAGGGATTCggcataacttgtgagatatcatagaataaaaatataaacttatgctcGCGAAAAAATCGTTTGTCATGAGGATAGAAATTAAAGATCATCACAAAACagggccaaaagtgcaaatgaccctctTAATCAACTTTTGTAAGCCAAGTTGTTGACATTGGACTCTGAATCTGTACAACTAATTTGGTGGTAATGATTGGCCCATTAGTTATATGCAGCCCAATCTCGCATTGCGGTATACTCCTTCATTTTCCATTTgtgttttattttcttttttattctttttaaaaataatacTATCATCTTTTATATTTAGTTCGTAATTCTTTAATTTCAATATCCACATCACATGTTCAAGATCAATAAAATTGAAAAGATATTTTGGTACATTACATATATTTTTAGTTTAAGATTAGAAGAATAAGTGTCCTATAAACTTTGTCAAAGTAAAAAACATGAAAATAAAACAGAAGGGGTAACAAAATTCATGCTTAAATAAACTTCAATAAATTTTCAAAACAACAAACTTTCAAACATCTGATACACATATGTGAACAAAGCACAACAGTACAAGCAATAAATTACAACACACAGCTAATAAGCAAGATACACAGTAACATGCAACAATGTCTCCACTCCATCTGTTTGTTGATTTGCAGCTGGAAAAGTCTTAACAGTGGCAAGTCCCTTAGCATTAACATACTTTCCAGTGCCACCCATAATAGCAAGATGTGATTCAGATACCTTAATCCTGTGAACCCCAAAGAAGCTAAGGCTATCACTATAGCTTCCACTATGAAACATCACTGTAAAAGCCATAGTTTGGCTAGTGCCATCTTCTGAGCTAGATATGTAAAAACCTTGCGCTTTTCCAACTAAGCCCGAGTTAAGCTGAGGACCTTCTGTTAATTCATCGTCGAACACTGTCATTGTACCGAACATGAGCTTTTGGAAAGTGACTCCTGATCCTAATTGAGCCGTGTTAAGGGCAGGGTATCCGGCACCTCCACCGATGATATTGTTGTTTCCGTTGTTTTGAATTACAGTAGGAGTGGTTCCGCTAAGGCCTGTGAGAAAAGGGATGTTGTTGTTGCTGATGATTccgttgttgttgctgttgacgGGGACACCGTTGTCCACTGCTAGAACCGCGCCATTTGGCTTTGCGAATGGAACTTGGCCGCTCAGTGAAGGGTTGGTTGCTACACCGGTTACAGCTACAGCTGAAGGGTTTGATCCTCCGAGAATATCATGCAAAAAGAATGAAAATATGTGATCGTTTTCAGCTGCTCCACCTGCTACAGCTGCACCAGCATGGCCGGCACCTGCACCAGCTGCAGCTCCTGCACCAGATGCTGGAATACCAGCACCTGCACCAATAGGAGTTGCAACTCCTGCACCAACAGGAGTTGCAGCACCTGCATGTGTTGCAGGTGCTGCAACATCTGTAGCACCAGATGCTGGAATACCAGTACCTGCACCAACAGGAGTTGCAGCACCTGCATGTGCCGTAACACCTGCACCACCAGTTGCTGGAATACCAGCACCTACACCAACAGGAGTTGCAGCTCCCGCACCAATAGGAGTTGCAACATCGGCACCTACAGCTGCCCCTGAAGCTGGGGCCTCGTCAGCATCAGGTGCTTCTGGTGCAACGGTGGGAGTGGTGGGCTCCTCATCAAGGATTCTACGTGAGGTGGCGGAGGTGATTGTGAGAGCTAGAATGAAAAGGAATGTGAAGATGGTTTTGAGTTGAAAAGGTTTGGAATTAGCGGTTGCCATTGGTGGGAAAAATCGATGGAAGAGTGATTATGTTTTGGCTTTGATGGTTGAGAAATAATTCTGTCGAGTGAATTAAAGTTGATGTACATAACGATTTGGTTGCGTCTATATATATGCAAAAAAGGATGATTAGGATAAGAGGAGTTGATCAATGATTACGAGGATTAGGTATTAACTGTTCCACTCTCTCCAGTGCATTTGTTGAAGATTGCAAAACTAATTTTCGTGTCCAAATGTTTGATTAGGTGTAGCAGATACAGAGACAACTTCTCCTTTAACTTTAATTGGACTTGGGCACAAAATTTTCTCCTTGCAGGCACGTTTAGATGTTTAGTTTGTTTTATTAAAAAAGGAGAATATTTGAATTGCATGCATTTGAACAAATAACATTAAATTAAAGTCCTAAAAGTGAGATGCAAAAAGTTTTTGGTCTTACAAAATAAAAAGTACTGCGGAAGATTACAGGAAAAAACTTGCAATAGCTGACACGTCAAGTTGAAACAAAATTTTGATAGAAACTgaaaggcttaatacctagatggacccttaaacttggcatgttttgtaagataggcatataaacttataaggtgaccagatagacacttaaacttactcaaagtgtatttttcaagtttttcagttgttttgaaaacaaaaactatatttttcaaacactcacaattttcatggccaaacaagccctaaatatatcacaattttttttttaaaatgcaaaaataaggcaaacacatatacatgagactataaatgtgcacttaaaccaataaatactcgctaatcgcaattttgcagctttcaattaactcggttttttttttttacacttgaataattaaaaaacaataactttaaccaataaaaatccttaaaaaacagaaatttcaaattaagaaatttctaagttcagtatttcaagtgtaaaagaaatttcaaattaagaaaactgtaaagccgagaagaaaatccttaaaaaaaagaaatttcttaatttgaaatttcttttttttaaggatttttattggttaaagttattgtcttttaattattcaagtgtaaaaaaaaaccgagttaattgaaagctgcaaaattgcgattagcgagtatttattggtttaagtgcacatttatagtctcatgtatatgcgtttgccttatttttgcattttaaaaaaaatattttgtgatatatttagggcttgtttggccatgaaaattgtgagtgtttgaaaaatatagtttttgttttcaaaacaactgaaaaacttgaaaaatacactttgagtaagtttaagtgtctatctggtcaccttataagtttatatgtctatcttacaaaacatgtcaagtttaagggtccatctaggtattaagtcAAACTGAAAAGTTAGTCAACCTTCTTTCTATAATCTATAGGCCTTGGAAATATTAATTGAACTTTTTGTCCTTTattaaaagactctacaatagataaaataattatttcattattctcctaatatttaaaaaataaatgcttAAATATATTCCCTATAATTTAGGATTTTAAAGCCAATTAAAATAATGTATATTAGGACTTTCAAACCAACTATAATTTGTCCTACGACTTATGGCAAATCACAGC
The sequence above is a segment of the Lycium barbarum isolate Lr01 chromosome 6, ASM1917538v2, whole genome shotgun sequence genome. Coding sequences within it:
- the LOC132599594 gene encoding dirigent protein 10-like, giving the protein MATANSKPFQLKTIFTFLFILALTITSATSRRILDEEPTTPTVAPEAPDADEAPASGAAVGADVATPIGAGAATPVGVGAGIPATGGAGVTAHAGAATPVGAGTGIPASGATDVAAPATHAGAATPVGAGVATPIGAGAGIPASGAGAAAGAGAGHAGAAVAGGAAENDHIFSFFLHDILGGSNPSAVAVTGVATNPSLSGQVPFAKPNGAVLAVDNGVPVNSNNNGIISNNNIPFLTGLSGTTPTVIQNNGNNNIIGGGAGYPALNTAQLGSGVTFQKLMFGTMTVFDDELTEGPQLNSGLVGKAQGFYISSSEDGTSQTMAFTVMFHSGSYSDSLSFFGVHRIKVSESHLAIMGGTGKYVNAKGLATVKTFPAANQQTDGVETLLHVTVYLAY